Part of the Poecilia reticulata strain Guanapo linkage group LG2, Guppy_female_1.0+MT, whole genome shotgun sequence genome is shown below.
GAAAATCTCCTGCTGGGATTTGAAACCAGAACAGTTTTGCTTTTATGCGGTGGTGCAACACCACTCTTCCACTAAAAGAGTGGAAGAGTGGTGTTGATCTTTTATTGAATGCTTATAAAAGGAAACTctacaaaagtatttttctgttaatgttACTTCTTAAAAGCTACAGAAGATCACAAAACACAAGCATTGCATCAGTGGTGGTGTAGCGATTTAAAAACCACAGGAAAGTACTAAACGATTTTGAATGAAGAATTGTTCAGGACTAGACTGTAAGCTTAATATGAGTGGTGAGCTCCAGTTGGATGGGTTTCCGTCGACTGGGATCCCCTTGAGTCTTGTTGAGAGAATAATTATTAAAACCTTCTGCTCGTCGTCCTTCTCTCATCTCCTGGATCCACAATCTCCTCTTTCAGTCTCCTATGGCTCCCAGAGATATGCTAGCCCAGCTGTTAGCTGTGGGGACCACGCCGGGCCCCGGTGGATATCCCTTGATGTCCCAGGGCAGCTTACCAGGTGGTAAAGTGCCCTCCCTAACTTAGTGCTTAGTCTTACTGTACTGGGCTGGTGAATCCAGTATTAGACAATGTTATATATTAGCTTTACACATGACCACCAATGATGCATATCAATAAGTACACAATTCAGAGAAATGTGTAATCTCAAAGCTAAACTGGCATGTTAACAATCCAGTATTGTTACTAAATGAAGATGGAATAAAACAAGTTCCAAAGTTTACACATGCtgtataaaaacagatttataaccttttctcactgtctgatgCTACCTTTGActaaacctttcctgtttttggatgatcaaaaaatgtctatatttttaaaagacagaacaaagagagagagaggactgTTCTTTTAAAAGATGTCAgccaagatatcaggaagagaacACAATTCTCTGTTTCGTCATTGAAAACTAATTCAACGCCCGATGGAGTCGTGCTCATCTAGTTGAACAATTATATTCAAGTTTAAACAGTAGGTAAATATCCAGCCACCAGAGAGTTCAGGCCTGTTCCTTTGGTCAGTCCTGAACTCTCAGGAGTGAATATGTTTTAGTGTGGAGTCGTGTGCAACTTTGTAATGAGTCTGGCTGAAGCTGTTAAGAGAGTTTCACAGTGAAACCGGTCCTGTTCAAAATGAGTTGAAAGGCTATACTTTTGACTGCTTTtctccaaaagcaacataaaaagtaaactgCCACTGAACTAAGTGACATTGACTTTGATTTTGGAGACTTGTCCGGAGGCCTGATGAAAGGGagatttggaggaaaaacagggTGGATGCTTTCAAGCCTGAGAGCATCATCTGAACTGTGAAGCAgggagtggcagcatcatgtagAGTACAGTGAGCTTTAAAAATGGATAGCAACCCTAAGTAGCAGTAAATTATGAGACAAAGTGGAGTAAAGATTACAAAGTCATGATTTTGAGGTGGCCATCACAAAATTCTGCTCTCAGTTCCATAGAATATTGGTGGATAGATCTAAAAATATAGCTCTGTCAAWGAAAATGGGGAAAAATCACTTCAAATCCATGTGAGAAGCTAAATTctcttaaaaagttttgtttactAGCTTTTATcacatagaaatgtttttaccaaTTAAATATGGGGTGCAAAAATGTTGCAGGTTAATAACTATTTTCtgtcattacatttaaaatggattCATATtaaagatgctaaaaaaaagttgttcccaATTCATCTtgaaatctgtgttttaattCTAGAGGGATAGCACTTAGCATATAAGATGACATTTCATCCCATCAGACCACACCATCATCATGCCACCCAATTACAGTCAAGAGACTAAGTTTGAAATTTAAGCCTTTGATCTCAGCCAGTGATTAACACAGCCAGGGTTTAGTTGTTTTAATCACTGGCAGATGTTCTGCTAAGCTCCATGCCCCAGCAGGCTGGGTGATGGGATCTTTGGCACACCACAGGGAGGACTTTGTGGGGGTTCGCACTAATCAGAGCCTAAAAGTGGACAGCCAGATCCAGTTACATCCACTGTTCTCTACGTCTGGGCTCTGACATGCTGTATACCGATGTTAATAAATGCTGTACCTGCTCGTCAGTATTTGTTCAGCTTCTTTATGGCTTGATGATATAAAAGTGTATAAtgaaatgctgattttttttttcaattatgttTTGCAGCAAGCATTGGACTCCAACCTCAGCAGTTTAATCAAAAGGACCAGTGAATTAGAAAGTTTGATGGGGAAACTTATCCAAACCTGCCAGAATGTGGAGGTGAGATTTATTTGTCCATGCATCTGAAAACTCTTAATCTCCATACTCCATGATGAATTaccagatgtaaaaataatagttGTTCATGTCATCAAAACTCACTTATTATGTTACAATTTTTGTAATAATagtttcttaaatgttttatgtaattttgcTATTTTCAAAGTTATGGAgaataaataatggaaaaacGTGATTTTAATGCTTAAAAGATTAGCAAAAGAATGTAATATTATAAttaatactactactactactactactactactactactaataataataataataatgataataataataataataataataataataataataataataataataataataataataataataataataataacttgcacataacattttgtaaattgtaagttttctgtttattgctgATTTACCAAACATTATTACTTCTCTGTCACCAAACAGAGAGATATGAAAGTTGAACCAGTTATTGATGAGGAACACATGGGACAAGAAGCGAAATCCCTCACAAAATCTATTTATTATGATCTCGCCTCCGGTGAGAGGGAACAAGTATCATCGCATTGGATTTCCAGCGTCCTTTTGCTTGTATGCTATTGAATGTGATCCTCATAAGGGTTCCTGTAAAGATTTCCGATTTTCTCATGAAGAAGCTCACATCACgttttgtcaaaacaaatgCTAGCCTGAGCaccacttatttatttatttatttatttatttatttatttatttatttatttatttatttttttttttttactgttgcttATCTCAAACTTCTCTTCTGTCCAGGTAAATGCCTCACGGCAAGAAAACAAGCTACAGGAGGAGTGTGACCTGCTGATTAATATCATACAGCATCGAAGACAAATAATAGCAACAAAGATAAAGGAGGGAAAGGTAGTCTTGTTCTTTGTACATGTGCATCACCTTGTTTACATTGATAACCTTGCCTCCTGAGACCATGAGCGTTGTGTTATTGGAAAAACTTCAGCGTCGCTACTGAAGTGAGACAAGTGAGCCTTTTTTGAAACGGTAAAGAAACCTAAGAAAGATGTTTCCCCTCAACTTTACACAGTAAACATAGTACATTTAATGCTACTTATCAAGATGCCTTAATGTAAATTTGGTTAAGATCTTACTGAAAATGAATGCATAGTTTCTGCAGAGAAGCTGGAGATAAGGAGGACGAGAAAGGGATGATGCGTGGGTAGCACAAGTTTGGGTTAAAAACCATATCAGTTTcattacctgaaatatttatacCAGTGTCAAACTTGAAAGAAAGACCAGTCAgcattttttcactgttttacacttttttataaaacatgcagTTCGACTTTTGCTGGCAACATCGGAAACGTGCTCACTGCACATCAGCGTTTTACTCAGAACAAAAGAGAGATGGGTAATGATTCATGCTGATTAAGTGCCGCTAGAGACGGAGGTGGAATACCAGAGGCCGTTTTTCTCCCAAATAGTTATCGAAGGTGCCAAAACGACTACAGATCCTACCCAACATTGCGGGGTTATGGCAATTCAAACAGAATTCGCAATTTTGTCAGAGCTTctgcaattatttaaaatattgtttacatTCCTTTCCGTGATAGATGGGAATCATTGCCTCTCCCTTAGAGAAGTTGTATCGAGTTGTGCCTTGTTCAGTGTCGGCATAAGATCAGCCCTGCTTTCGGAGAAGCTCTTCTCTCGAGGACTCTTTCCTTTCTCACCTTGTGCCTCGTGACAGGTTGTGAATTTGCTCTTGGCTGTTAAGCCAGTTAGGAGGATGTTGTGCTTCTGACAGCGCTGTTAGGAAAGCTTCGCAAATATGCCCTCCATTGCAAGTACATCTCAGtttgacacacacaaaaaaagagaaaatccaaAGCATTCAGtaaatcagatgttttcccACCAGGATTTTGTGACTGGCATAGCTAAACATCACGCTGAATTTATTGGTTATTTAGCAATAATCATCTATGTCTGTGTCATATTTTCTGCCTAGGCCATGAGGCTGAGGAAGCTCGCTCAACAGATAGCGGGCTGTAAGCAGTGCGTCGAGAGATCGTCCTCCCTCATCACTCAGGCTGACCAAACCCTTAAGGAGAGCGACCACGCCCGCTTCCTTCAGACAGCTAAAAGTATCTGTGAGAGGTAAGAGATACCAAACATCAATGACATATAATACATATAATCTAAAtgcatttcattgtatttttacaaagcactgtaaatattttaaatacagtcaATGGATGCATTTCCACCTCTTTGATGACACATTAAtgactcttcttcttttttttttctttttttttatattaataacaGAGTCTCTATGGCAACAGCATCCTCTCAGATACTGTTACCAGAAATTAACCTGAACGATGCGTTTGATACTTTTGCTTTGGACTTCACGAGGGAAAAGAAACTGCTAGAAAGTTTGGATTACCTCACAGGTGAGTAATGTTATACTTATGAAAGTCAATGTTTAATTGCTATGCTTGATTACTGTGTGTAAATTATTGTACCAGCTATTAGCGCCTTGATTTCCTGAACTGAAAATAATCCACTCTTCAGGCCTAAATCATGGATTATGCATTTGTAATGAATAAGGTGGTTTTAATTTCAACACTTATAATGTTAAGTGgcagaagaataaaaagctCACTATATTTGGCAGCAGTGGCCTTATTTTGTGCAGAATGAAAGAGGTTTGATTGTTTATGCTCAGCCCCTGTTGTGAAGCGAAAATGTAACACTGCATGGGGGCTGTGGTTGTAATAGCTGGAGGAACTCCAGTGTAGATTAATTACACTTGTcagactgaaagaaaacacaaatggatGGTGCTGGTTATCCTCCACTGCTTTCTACGATACATTTGTTTggttcgtctttttttttttgatgatgttGTGTTCGGAATGAAATCCACTCCGCATCCATTAGTCtctttggataaaaaaaaggctttttgttttgttttgttttgtttttctgcagcaccAAATCCGCCGTCAATTCGTGAGGAACTGTGTACAGCTTCGTACGACACCATCACGGTTCACTGGACATCAGACGATGAGTTTTCTGTTATATCATATGAGCTTCAGTATGCCATCTTCACCAGCCAGTCTAATGTTGTCAGTAagtgcataatgtacatttgaTTGGAGTTTTACTGTGTGATGGAaagtaattcataaaaaaaaacaaaaaaaaaacaaacaaacattgaaCCCAGGACTTTACTATTACACCCAAATAAAATAGTGTGTTTCAAGCAAAGAGGTGCAACTTCTGGTCAGTCACATTTAATATCAGATTAATATGGTCTTCTTTTAATGATGTATTGAAATGATTCTTTCTCTAGAGAGTAATTATCAAACAGCATACATCTTCAATAACCCACAGGACCACAAGGATTTGATATTGTCCTTTAGGAAGTTCCTCCTTGATTATATGCTATTTGTAAGtaagtaaatacataaaaacctgagtggtctggagggttggtacagcaataatagGTCTTTTACAATTAGTGTATTGCATACAACTGACTCTGCATGAGCAAATTTGACCCTTTGAGGGTTAAAATCTACTGTAAATTCAACATGTGTGCCTTACTATTGTGTTTGACGATTAAAGTTGTGTGTTGATCCCTGAAGTAGAAAAAACCCAGCATAACTGAACTGATAAAAGACCACGATTTATTTTGATGAGTGAATGTAAACTTTTGTCTTCAACCCTATCtcctgggatttttttttagatttgtttcagtaataaaaaaagaataaaaaagctataaagaaacatttaatgtgacATGTCTGGCGACAGGCAGGACCGATGCTACAGTAGTCTTGATATTGTGCCAGGGTGGAAATGAGCAGCAGACCTCTGGAATTGATCACCCTAATGTGGTCGCAACATGCGCAATCAAACAATGTTTTCTTGCCTGCCCCAGTGCTCCAGCACACTCACATGAGTGCTAATGAGATTATGCTTGacgagtcaaaaaaaaaaaaaaaaaagcagccacaGACTGAATTACTGCTGTGATTTCTGCTAACTAAGCCTGTGATTAACTGCTTGTTCCTCGTCAGTGACTTTCTGTATGTCTGGACTGCAGGTCTGTGTAACTCTGTTGATAGTTGGATGATCGTCCCAAACATCAAGCAAAATCAATACACCGTGCATGGACTCCAATGTGGCACCAACTACATTTTCATAGTGAAGGCCATAAACCAGGCTGGAAGCCGCAGTAGCGCCCCGGGGAAACTCAAAACCAACAGTAGGTCATCGTCAGCTGCAAATATTTACTGATACTAAGtgttttaataatgaataaaaaaaaaaattagatgtgaataaaacaacaacggATTTCTTTTAAGGCCAGCCATTCAAATTGGACCCAAAGTCTGCTCATCGGAAGCTAAGGGTATCCCACGATAACCTTACGGTGGAGAGAGATGAGACGTCATCTAAAAAGAGCCACAGTCAGGAGCGCTTCTCCAGTCACAGCAGCTACGGGGTTACTGGGAATGTCTACATAGACAGCGGCCGCCATTACTGGGAAGCTCTGATTGGAGGAAGCACATGGTAAGAGCATTTTGCACTGATTTGGATCACTGAGCTTGGAATGAGTCTTGCTGATTGGTCCAGTGTAAAGTAAGTCTTAAGACTGAAGGAATATACTCATCTGATGCACACATTATAGCATTCATCtgggtttcttttttactaCGGTACTTTAAATCAGCCATTAAGTTCAATGTGTCACTTTTCACACACTCAGGTTTGCTGTGGGGATTGCTTACAAGTCTGCACCAAGACACGAGTGGGTTGGCAAGAACTCGGCCTCCTGGGTACTCTCCCGCTGCAACAACTCGTGGGTGGTGCGCCACAACAGCAAGGAAATCCCCATCGAGCCTTCGCCCCACCTGCGGCGCCTTGGGATACTGCTGGATTACGATTCGGGGTCTCTCTCCTTCTACGATGCCGTGGCCTCGCAGCACTTGTACACGTTTGACATTGACTTTGTTCATCCAGTCTGCCCGGTGTTCAATGTATGGAATAGATGCTTGACGGTCCTCAGTGGACTGCCCATACCCGATCATTTAGAGAGCACAGACTTTAACCACTGATGATGTCGATGCATTgtcatgcaaaagtattcattccctTTGAACGTCCACATTTGTCTTGGTATGAccacaaattttaatatattttctcgGGATTTAATCTGACAGACACAAAGAACGGCATAATTGTGAACAGGAAGGAAATAAGACATGGTTTtcgaatgtttttttaagacaacAATCTTAAAAGTATGGGTTGCGTTTGTATTCATACCCTTTAGATCAATGcttattagaaaaatgtttcatggcTGCAACTCTTTTAGGGCCTATGTTTCTACCAACTTTGACCATTTAGAAAGTCGAATCTTTGTCaattcttttttgcaaaagagAAGAATTGATTAGCTCAGTCTCATGGGTTGGAGACCatttgtgaacatttatttttgattctttCCATCAGATATCAATTAGATTTACtgtaggtctggactttaactgagCCTTGCTTGCATTCTATGCTTTAGTGCCCATTGGAGCTCCGGCTGAATGGTTAGAGTAGTTTCTGCAGGACAGCCTCTCATAGGtcttcttccaggattgcctCGTATTCATCTCTTCATTTTCCCAAGTTCTGATCAGCTTCTCTGTCCCTGCTttagaaaaacatccccacagcatgagtCTGCCACAACCATCATTTCATTGTGGGGATAATAAAATGTGTACACTTTCTGTATGCAAGGAAAACTAGTtcaattttggtattttatgaCCTGCACACCCTTTTCCATTTGTTTACTCTGTCATTTTGATACACTGTGCACATTCTCCTTTTTTGACAATGGCTAAATAAATACGTAGATTAAATCTAACTCAGGGGgactttatttacaaattagttGACTTCTTAAGGAAATTAGTTACACGTGATTTTCTTTACAGTTATGGGAGAAAAGGAGctgaacacaaaataatgtcaaaatattcAGGTATTTATTTGGatgaaaatttgaaaactttgtgtcatttccttcacattttgcacatctttCTCTTGGTCTATCACATAGAATCTTCATAAACGTATTGAAGTTGTGTTACGGTTGTAATATTAAAGAAATGCGGAAAAGTTTAAGGGGAATGAATTTTGCAAACTACTGTACATAAGTGCATACATGCGAGACGAACTGATCTAAAAAGCAAACAGGACTGAATTAAGTTTTTGTTACAATTTACTGGAATTATTTAAGTACATTTCAGGCCCTGGAGAATACTTTTTCCTTGCTTTGCACAATTATGTATAATACTCTATGGGGTCAGATTAGGAATTTGTTAAAATCTAAAGTTCAAGGCAATATTTTCAAAGGGCTCAGGagaattttttattctttcttgttgctttgtttatttttcattgacgATGTTGATGGACGTTCATGCACagactgcaacaaaaaaaataaatactttttattcacaggctttttttttaaagtcagactATTTTATTGCAGTGCAACTGATTTGTATTAAATGCCAGCACTTTGATAAGAAAGCTGTCACTATGAAATGCATTTCTAAGCCAACTTCTGTCAGAATACTTTCTTCACTTGTCCTTGCGTTCTAAGAAAAAGAAGGGTTTAATCAGAATAGAGCAGTTTCACTCAGAAAATCTGATTCTTAAAgggtttatttcaaaatttttaagTACTTACTATCTGTAGTTGCTTGATCACAGTTTAGAATCTCCTCACTACAGCAGCTTCAATGCTTCATCGCAGTTTTCACATTTACATATCCTCACAAAGGCGAATTAAAAACCTACTCCAAGTGATCATCTGTGTGACCTTATCCTTTTGTTCTGTGATGCTCGGTTAACACTACAAATGAGTCCCACAAAGTTGGTAATTTCATGGAATAAGCACTCATTGTTTACAGCCATTATTGTGGGATTTCCCATCTTTGCTCAGTCGTGTTTTCACAACACCTGCACCACAGAGCGACGTGTCAATTTTTACTGCTTTACCAGGATCTTCTCTGACCCACACTGATCCAAAATACCGCCTCTGACAAGATTGACTCTGACATCTCTTTTTGTGCCAGAGTAATTCAGCCTGAATTTTGCAGCGTCTCCTTTCAACAAAGAAGACAAgggggagggagaaaaaaaaaatatctgaactcTGCATGACCTCCCCAAGAGACACCCCGCAGACAAAGCTGTAATGCACAAGCACCACCTCCTCATCCATGTAATACCACCAGCCTTACATTTGGGGATGTGCTCATTTTTGTGTGTTGAGACTTCTTTataagagattttatttaagttttcctaattttttataaatatttgacatGCAAAATTAGTAAAGCCCTTTTTTAATAACACCTTtggaaacatttagatttaagaaacaaaacatttgtcactacatgctcatttaaaaaagaaaatatgcctctgaggcaaaaaaaaaaagaggcacatACAAAACAATTTATGCTGCacgtttttaaaatgtgccGTAAAAATGCCGTTTctcaaaaagtatttattgtcGAGTATTTGTTTCTCATGAGACAAAAGGATGTTCCtgcatgaaggaaaaaaatacttaatgttttgcctttcaaagtaaaagacaGACCAATCACAGCCTCAGCAGCTTTAAAATCTAGGGCAGCGTGTGTTGATAtcagaaaaccttaaaattacattttcagagaGACTGAGGACATAAATGGCCCAATTTCTGTGATGAATAGATGAGAAAAATTTCCCAGGGCTCCACctactggatttttattttttttgtaatagatACTGTACATGGCGAGAGACTCTAACTCTCAGAACAATTCTTTGACTatatgaacttttaaaatatttagatctctgctttgcttttattcCCATTTTAATCAGAAGGAAGGCTTAGGTTTGAGAATATAAGCCAGTTTCTAAACGTATAAAGTGGTTTTGCTTTTCAAGTCATCTAACTATATATctacaaattatttattcaaatatatcAAGTTTTATAACAAAATTAATTAACAGTATTAGGAAAAATGTgtagagagaaaaacaactcaTTCAAAAATATGGATTGAATGAATAACCAAACAACTGAAAGCGACAACATAATATAAACAAAGAGAACTGTGTTAAATTCTAAACTATTGTCCTAAATCTGGAAAGTCTTGCTTTGCACAATTATGTATAATAATTGCGGGGTATTAAAtagttcaaacaaacaaaaagacaatggattttaaactttgaaactgtGAAGACATTGCACATAGTAAATATTGTGACACACAACTGAGTCTTTGTTACATTTCTATGCAAATGTTGAGTGATGGATTCTGTTGATGTATCTGCTGACTTTTAAGGTTGTTTGAAAATTTaccaaattttgtttttgacaaatataaaaatattgcaTGTTACACACTGCTTCCTACTTAGAAGATTTTAATGTCCagcattatataaaaaatattgatttcttttgCTTACTTTAAAGTGAGTCTGTAACTTAACTCCAGGTAAGCATTAGAGTAGAACGTAActtattttcttcagaaatattttgtggtGGAAATATAAtcgtataaaacaaaaatacatcagaataaattaataaatggtCAAGTAAATAGCCCACACTTGATTACGATTTTTCATTTGCTGGCTCTGCACCATTTACACACCGGAGAGGCGCGAAACCGGTGAGCGGAGTTTGCACTTCGTACGGCGTGTCGAACAGCTTTTGTCACACTCAACAACGGCAGCCGGGATGGATGTGTGATTGATATAAAAtcaatggaaatgttttcattttagtgACGGATGCCAAATGTCAGACAGTCCTTTGATTTAAATTGATGCATTCTGTACTTAGGAAAGGAAACTACAAATTACCCGAGTTTTTACCGAGTCACTTGCCGACTGACTGGAAAAGAAGATACCCACATTCTTCTTGATTCCTATTGGTGTAGCCTTTCACGAAGCCCCGCCCAAACTCCCGGAACAGGAACCTGTTCGTTATTGCTGCTGACGTTGGTGCTGTCTCAGTGACGATGGCGTCCACAGATCTGTCGCTTCTGGATCTAACAGACAAGGAAACCCGAGAGAAACTGTCTTTATGGGACCGCCGCACGGATGCCACGGCCCCCCTGACGGAGAAGCAAATGGACTCTGTCCTGGAGATCCGAGCTGCGGCTGAAACGCTGTCTGTTCCCTCGGAGGTGAGAGGAGACTCCACACAGCTAGCTGGCTAACATGGACGCTAACTCCACTCCTAAATGCCTGGAGAAGTTAACTTTACAATTACTTTGCATCTGTATGACACTGAATTAGTTCTCGTGTATTTTAGTGCTGCATTCAGTTGACTTTTGCTTAATTTAGCCTAGCTGATAGCCTGCTttagttattgtttttgtaCCAGGCTATCCTCAAAGTTAGCTGAAACCTTGTCAGTGAGTCCTGTATTGTTGTGCAGCTGCCCATTGAGGACCTGTGCAGCCTGTCGTCTCGGTCCTTGCAGTCCCCGTTCACAGCAGCTGTGCCTGCTTCAGCAGAGGACGTCCTTCTCAAAGGCTTTCAGATGCTCGAAATGGAAAATGACAGGATAGAAACTGCACAGCAGGTAAGTTTAGCCAGTTAAACTTTCCCTGCGGAACATTGTCTATATTGGACTATGGTGTAATATGACGCTGTTTGCTTCCCTCCAGTTCTTTGCCTGGTTTGCCAAGTTGCAGACGAACATGGACTTGGATGAGAGCGCAAAGTACAGGTGctgaaatacaaacatttaagattttatacAGAACCTAAAACATAACcaacattattattaaaaatatttagtccTTATGTRCAT
Proteins encoded:
- the mid1 gene encoding E3 ubiquitin-protein ligase Midline-1 isoform X1 — translated: METLESELTCPICLELFEDPLLLPCAHSLCFNCAHRILVSHCTPSEPIQSISAFQCPTCRYVITLNQRGLEGLKRNVTLQNIIDRYQKASLSGPNSPSETRRERVIPEGKAMTSPTDRVQCQFCEQDPPQDAVKTCVTCEVSYCEECLKATHPNKKPFTGHRLIEPLQDSHLRGLMCLEHEDEKVNMYCVTDEQLICALCKLVGRHRDHQVAALSDRYDKLKKSPGRLLCAGNDQSYQEADQQALDSNLSSLIKRTSELESLMGKLIQTCQNVEVNASRQENKLQEECDLLINIIQHRRQIIATKIKEGKAMRLRKLAQQIAGCKQCVERSSSLITQADQTLKESDHARFLQTAKSICERVSMATASSQILLPEINLNDAFDTFALDFTREKKLLESLDYLTAPNPPSIREELCTASYDTITVHWTSDDEFSVISYELQYAIFTSQSNVVSLCNSVDSWMIVPNIKQNQYTVHGLQCGTNYIFIVKAINQAGSRSSAPGKLKTNSQPFKLDPKSAHRKLRVSHDNLTVERDETSSKKSHSQERFSSHSSYGVTGNVYIDSGRHYWEALIGGSTWFAVGIAYKSAPRHEWVGKNSASWVLSRCNNSWVVRHNSKEIPIEPSPHLRRLGILLDYDSGSLSFYDAVASQHLYTFDIDFVHPVCPVFNVWNRCLTVLSGLPIPDHLESTDFNH
- the mid1 gene encoding E3 ubiquitin-protein ligase Midline-1 isoform X2, coding for METLESELTCPICLELFEDPLLLPCAHSLCFNCAHRILVSHCTPSEPIQSISAFQCPTCRYVITLNQRGLEGLKRNVTLQNIIDRYQKASLSGPNSPSETRRERVIPEGKAMTSPTDRVQCQFCEQDPPQDAVKTCVTCEVSYCEECLKATHPNKKPFTGHRLIEPLQDSHLRGLMCLEHEDEKVNMYCVTDEQLICALCKLVGRHRDHQVAALSDRYDKLKQALDSNLSSLIKRTSELESLMGKLIQTCQNVEVNASRQENKLQEECDLLINIIQHRRQIIATKIKEGKAMRLRKLAQQIAGCKQCVERSSSLITQADQTLKESDHARFLQTAKSICERVSMATASSQILLPEINLNDAFDTFALDFTREKKLLESLDYLTAPNPPSIREELCTASYDTITVHWTSDDEFSVISYELQYAIFTSQSNVVSLCNSVDSWMIVPNIKQNQYTVHGLQCGTNYIFIVKAINQAGSRSSAPGKLKTNSQPFKLDPKSAHRKLRVSHDNLTVERDETSSKKSHSQERFSSHSSYGVTGNVYIDSGRHYWEALIGGSTWFAVGIAYKSAPRHEWVGKNSASWVLSRCNNSWVVRHNSKEIPIEPSPHLRRLGILLDYDSGSLSFYDAVASQHLYTFDIDFVHPVCPVFNVWNRCLTVLSGLPIPDHLESTDFNH